In Hymenobacter sublimis, a single genomic region encodes these proteins:
- a CDS encoding amine oxidase produces MPHDFLATSPFQSFWMAGFECTDQQNAFGNRVDFLTLTGHLQLLDDDYQAVRSFNLGTVREGIRWSQVERTPYQYDWSTVQVLLDAGQRNGIQQVWDLCHFGYPDDLTPLHPMFARRFAHLCRAFVEFYRSQRPHDVLIVTPINEVSFMSWLGGDVRGTSPYCVGQGWEVKRGLMRAYIEGVAALREADPGIRILTTEPLINIVPRHGAGPAETRRAREFHLNQFQSVDMLAGRLCPELGGRPEYLDLLGFNFYYDNQWQLEPHQTLPWANDFNDSRFRPLSHLLRQAYRRYGRPVVLTETSHPGQDRPLWLNMIAREAAHALKSGVPLLGVCLYPIIDRPDWDHLTPWHRAGLWDADLTQPAPGLTRLLHEPSADALTQAQHTVAKALRQPVEQLSFS; encoded by the coding sequence ATGCCACACGACTTCCTCGCTACCTCCCCCTTTCAATCTTTCTGGATGGCCGGTTTTGAATGCACCGACCAGCAGAACGCCTTCGGCAACCGCGTCGATTTTCTCACGCTCACCGGCCACCTCCAACTCCTCGACGACGACTACCAGGCCGTGCGCTCCTTTAATCTGGGCACCGTGCGCGAAGGCATCCGCTGGAGCCAGGTAGAGCGCACTCCCTACCAGTATGACTGGAGCACGGTGCAAGTGCTGCTGGACGCGGGCCAGCGCAACGGCATCCAGCAGGTCTGGGACTTGTGCCACTTCGGCTACCCCGACGACCTGACCCCGCTGCACCCCATGTTTGCCCGCCGCTTTGCGCACCTGTGCCGGGCCTTTGTGGAGTTTTACCGCAGCCAGCGCCCCCACGATGTTCTTATCGTGACGCCCATCAACGAAGTAAGCTTCATGAGTTGGCTGGGCGGTGATGTGCGGGGCACCTCACCTTATTGCGTGGGCCAAGGCTGGGAAGTGAAGCGCGGGCTGATGCGGGCCTACATTGAAGGTGTAGCCGCCCTGCGCGAGGCCGACCCCGGCATTCGGATTCTGACCACGGAACCTCTGATCAACATTGTGCCCCGCCACGGTGCTGGCCCTGCCGAAACGCGTCGCGCCCGGGAGTTTCACCTGAATCAATTTCAGAGCGTGGATATGCTGGCCGGGCGCCTGTGCCCGGAGCTAGGCGGCCGCCCAGAGTACCTGGACCTGCTCGGGTTTAATTTCTACTACGACAACCAGTGGCAGCTGGAGCCCCACCAAACCCTACCCTGGGCCAACGATTTTAACGACTCGCGCTTCCGGCCCCTGAGTCATTTGCTGCGGCAAGCCTACCGCCGCTATGGCCGCCCGGTAGTACTCACCGAAACCAGCCACCCCGGCCAGGACCGCCCATTGTGGCTGAACATGATTGCCCGCGAGGCAGCCCACGCCCTTAAATCCGGAGTTCCCCTGCTGGGCGTTTGCCTCTACCCCATCATCGACCGGCCCGACTGGGACCACCTGACCCCCTGGCACCGAGCCGGCCTCTGGGATGCCGACCTGACCCAGCCTGCTCCCGGCCTGACCCGCCTGCTGCACGAGCCCTCCGCCGATGCTCTCACCCAGGCGCAGCACACCGTGGCCAAGGCGCTGCGGCAGCCCGTTGAGCAACTTTCCTTCTCCTGA
- a CDS encoding phospholipase D-like domain-containing protein has protein sequence MSGSPTSASADLLQQFQQAFADVNLSSAEAHHLRDRLASFAGQGGDVGQLRHQVFALARERFNTFKDKAVVEWLEAATILLPEATLPVPQLQSSAAEVYFSPGQECVAAIRRFILEARSTLDVCVFTVADDRLTDALLTAHRAGVRLRLLTDNDKLFDRGSDVRQLHAAGVPVRTDCTEYHMHHKFALADRQRVLTGSYNWTRSAAEHNLENLLITSDPAIVARYAAEFERLWAQLSAYQG, from the coding sequence ATGAGCGGTAGCCCCACTTCTGCCTCAGCTGACCTGCTTCAGCAGTTCCAGCAGGCCTTTGCCGACGTAAACCTGTCCTCCGCGGAAGCCCACCACCTGCGCGACCGGCTGGCGAGCTTTGCCGGACAGGGCGGCGACGTGGGGCAACTGCGCCATCAGGTGTTTGCCTTGGCTCGGGAGCGGTTCAACACCTTCAAGGACAAAGCCGTGGTAGAGTGGCTGGAGGCGGCCACCATATTACTGCCCGAAGCAACCCTTCCGGTTCCGCAGCTCCAAAGCAGCGCCGCAGAAGTGTATTTCAGTCCCGGCCAAGAGTGCGTAGCGGCTATTCGGCGGTTTATTCTGGAGGCTCGGAGTACCCTGGACGTTTGTGTATTCACGGTGGCAGATGATCGGCTGACTGATGCTTTGCTCACGGCGCACCGGGCAGGCGTCCGGTTACGGCTGCTCACCGATAACGACAAGCTCTTTGACCGGGGCTCCGACGTGCGCCAGTTGCACGCCGCCGGCGTACCCGTGCGCACCGACTGCACCGAGTACCACATGCACCATAAATTTGCCCTAGCCGACCGCCAACGGGTGCTTACGGGCAGTTATAACTGGACTCGCTCGGCCGCGGAGCACAACCTAGAAAACCTGCTCATCACTTCGGATCCAGCCATTGTGGCCCGCTACGCAGCAGAGTTTGAGCGCCTATGGGCCCAACTGTCTGCTTACCAAGGCTAA
- a CDS encoding PA14 domain-containing protein has translation MRYLLVCSLAWLGFTNGTPAVATTPGRPEARFLADPPVGRVAKPVQGFGTGLTGFYFTNGSLAGAPALQRIDGAIDFRWGMAAPAAGVPSDNFSVRWEGLLAAPSTGRYRFVALTSDEVRLWVNGKKVLDTWDGKKNSTLDPNVSLAAGEKTTIRLEYNDGGGEAGIQLQWVPPGQAAQVIPMGNLYPLGSPTTPDPAGPRPAPVAKAATPQPAPTAKPVATTKPAAAATKPAAATAKPATAAAKPAAPVKAAPKPAPAPSAAALAAKAKADEKAAAKAAAKAKAAAEAAATATPPVPLTPGVYTLTVRTTGAPLEVPDEGRYASRVLDPNSKGKAPQWKIEPAGEGFYRISVQGSNKVLEVLGSSTSNGAPMSLWNYYSGNNQIWRIEEVGGGYYKLLAKHSRKALSARDSADVAEGGGVEQRRYSGKEAQQWKLTAVAPAQAPPVVAAMSLPGVGANQMSVYPNPSNGVVQMSYQLAQEKPLGWVLYNQRGIAVRVSDYRKQPAGSHHQSLDFTDLPAGDYNLNLTVGIETTKLPLIIRRPSAEGAQIQTTSAK, from the coding sequence GTGCGATATCTACTAGTCTGTTCCCTGGCCTGGCTGGGTTTCACCAACGGCACGCCTGCTGTGGCAACCACGCCCGGCCGGCCCGAAGCTAGGTTCTTGGCTGACCCTCCCGTGGGTAGGGTAGCTAAGCCAGTGCAAGGGTTCGGTACCGGCCTCACGGGCTTTTACTTCACCAATGGCAGCCTGGCCGGCGCCCCAGCCCTGCAGCGGATTGATGGCGCCATTGACTTCCGATGGGGCATGGCCGCGCCGGCTGCCGGCGTACCGTCCGATAACTTTTCCGTGCGCTGGGAAGGGTTGCTGGCCGCCCCGAGTACCGGCCGCTACCGTTTCGTGGCGCTTACCTCAGATGAGGTTCGGCTGTGGGTAAATGGCAAAAAAGTACTGGATACCTGGGATGGAAAAAAGAACAGCACCCTCGACCCAAACGTAAGCCTAGCGGCCGGTGAAAAAACCACCATCCGGCTGGAGTACAACGATGGCGGCGGCGAAGCGGGCATTCAGCTCCAGTGGGTGCCACCGGGGCAAGCCGCGCAGGTCATTCCTATGGGCAACCTCTACCCCCTAGGTTCCCCCACAACTCCCGATCCGGCAGGGCCGCGCCCGGCCCCGGTAGCCAAAGCCGCTACTCCTCAGCCTGCCCCAACGGCCAAACCGGTGGCTACCACCAAGCCCGCCGCTGCTGCCACCAAGCCCGCCGCTGCTACCGCCAAACCTGCTACGGCAGCGGCCAAACCAGCGGCCCCCGTTAAAGCGGCTCCCAAGCCCGCCCCGGCCCCAAGCGCCGCGGCCTTAGCTGCGAAAGCTAAAGCCGATGAAAAGGCCGCTGCCAAAGCCGCCGCGAAAGCCAAGGCCGCCGCCGAAGCCGCCGCTACGGCTACCCCACCTGTGCCCCTGACTCCCGGCGTGTATACCCTAACGGTGCGTACCACCGGGGCCCCGCTGGAAGTGCCTGACGAAGGCCGGTATGCCAGCCGGGTACTGGACCCTAACAGCAAAGGCAAGGCCCCCCAGTGGAAAATTGAGCCGGCTGGTGAAGGCTTCTACCGCATTTCGGTGCAGGGCAGCAATAAGGTACTGGAGGTGCTGGGCAGCTCCACGTCCAACGGGGCGCCCATGAGCCTCTGGAACTACTACAGCGGTAACAACCAAATCTGGCGCATTGAGGAAGTGGGCGGTGGCTACTACAAGCTGCTTGCCAAGCACAGCCGCAAGGCCCTTTCCGCGAGGGATTCAGCTGACGTTGCGGAAGGCGGCGGAGTGGAGCAGCGGCGTTATTCCGGCAAAGAAGCCCAGCAGTGGAAGTTAACGGCCGTAGCCCCGGCCCAAGCTCCGCCGGTAGTAGCGGCCATGAGCCTGCCCGGCGTAGGAGCCAACCAAATGAGCGTGTACCCCAACCCCAGCAACGGCGTCGTGCAGATGTCGTATCAGCTGGCCCAGGAGAAGCCCCTGGGCTGGGTGCTGTACAACCAGCGCGGCATTGCCGTGCGCGTGTCGGACTACCGTAAGCAGCCGGCCGGTTCGCATCACCAGTCCCTCGATTTTACCGACCTGCCCGCCGGCGACTACAACCTGAACCTGACCGTGGGCATCGAAACCACTAAACTTCCTCTGATCATCCGGCGCCCTTCGGCGGAAGGCGCCCAAATCCAGACTACCTCGGCCAAATAA
- a CDS encoding methylated-DNA--[protein]-cysteine S-methyltransferase has product MTEAIAYLPTPLGPLELRGTEAGLHEVQFVKPHLLAAVPGAAATAPIPVCLLEPHRQLRAYFNRELREFDLPLAVTAGTEFQRRVWANLPTVGYGRTASYLDLARHLGNPAAVRAVGAANGQNPLTIIWPCHRIIGASGQLTGYAGGLDRKRWLLAFEQPLTQTTLFG; this is encoded by the coding sequence ATGACTGAGGCTATTGCGTATTTACCTACCCCACTGGGACCGTTGGAATTGCGGGGTACGGAGGCTGGCTTGCACGAGGTGCAATTCGTGAAGCCGCACCTACTGGCAGCGGTTCCTGGGGCCGCTGCAACGGCGCCCATCCCGGTGTGCTTGCTGGAGCCGCACCGGCAGCTGCGGGCTTACTTCAACCGGGAGCTACGCGAGTTTGACTTGCCGCTGGCCGTAACGGCCGGCACCGAGTTTCAGCGCCGGGTTTGGGCGAACTTACCCACGGTGGGCTACGGCCGCACGGCATCCTACCTAGATCTGGCCCGGCACCTGGGCAACCCGGCCGCCGTGCGGGCCGTGGGCGCTGCCAACGGCCAAAATCCGCTGACCATTATCTGGCCTTGCCACCGCATTATTGGGGCTAGTGGTCAGCTCACCGGCTACGCTGGTGGCCTGGACCGCAAGCGGTGGCTGCTGGCCTTTGAGCAGCCGCTGACCCAGACGACGTTGTTTGGCTAA
- a CDS encoding alpha/beta hydrolase produces MPTLFFRVLPALLVLALLLAVANEYATARPSRRTQDVAYVPVTDSAYQDQRHRLDVYAPKASSATLRPVVVFIHGGNWNSGSKNLYSFIGRRLAKQGVVAVIINYRLAPQVQVPQMADDCTRAVIWTVGHIKEYGGDPSRIFVMGHSAGGGLAALLAADNRLFERRGVAQNPVRGAILDDPAGLDMYDYLQKKQYAGDAQYLVSFGRQPEGWREVSALYHVTAQSPPFLVYVGGETYPSIQSSSARFRQKLTKLGHAPGYRVLPGKNHIPMVLQLYWQHNIIYRELLAFVGLPLRPAG; encoded by the coding sequence ATGCCCACATTATTTTTCCGGGTGTTGCCCGCCTTGTTAGTGCTGGCCCTGCTGCTGGCCGTTGCCAACGAATACGCCACGGCCCGCCCCAGCCGCCGCACCCAAGACGTGGCCTACGTGCCCGTCACCGACTCGGCGTACCAGGACCAGCGGCACCGGCTGGATGTGTATGCGCCCAAAGCCAGCAGCGCCACGTTGCGGCCCGTGGTGGTATTTATTCACGGCGGCAACTGGAACAGCGGCAGCAAAAATCTGTACTCGTTTATTGGGCGGCGGCTCGCCAAACAGGGCGTGGTAGCGGTTATCATCAATTACCGACTAGCTCCGCAGGTACAAGTGCCGCAAATGGCCGACGACTGCACCCGGGCCGTTATCTGGACGGTTGGCCACATTAAGGAGTACGGCGGCGACCCCAGCCGCATCTTCGTAATGGGTCACTCCGCCGGCGGGGGCCTGGCCGCGCTGCTGGCTGCCGATAACCGCCTGTTTGAACGGCGAGGAGTAGCCCAGAATCCGGTGCGCGGCGCTATTCTCGATGACCCCGCCGGCCTAGACATGTACGACTACCTCCAGAAAAAGCAGTACGCCGGTGATGCGCAGTACCTGGTGTCGTTCGGGCGGCAGCCGGAAGGCTGGCGGGAAGTATCGGCGCTCTATCACGTCACGGCCCAGAGTCCGCCTTTTCTGGTGTACGTGGGCGGCGAAACCTACCCCTCTATTCAAAGCAGCAGTGCGCGGTTCCGGCAGAAATTAACGAAGCTAGGCCACGCCCCGGGTTACCGGGTGTTGCCGGGCAAAAACCACATTCCGATGGTGTTGCAGCTGTATTGGCAGCATAACATTATCTACCGGGAGCTTCTTGCCTTCGTGGGGCTACCGCTCCGGCCGGCGGGATAG
- a CDS encoding tetratricopeptide repeat protein: MKSTFLLAAALLLWGAAPAQAQRKSKSAGPALEMTTAARRLQPLFGGLTPAQAEQLVGPAYVTKVAGSFASRAEASRFFSTKGYEYLRESQPDTAAYRFNLAWVLDPTNADAYRGLGIVVSRNPTPDQAIELLTRGLALAPTNNLLLSDLGTSYMMRYELTKKKKDLTTGIELLEKATTQDATNAVAWQQLGRGYYYQEKYDQAWAAVHKAQSTDLTAVDFDLVSDLLTHLPDPQGKFK, translated from the coding sequence ATGAAATCCACATTTTTACTTGCGGCGGCCTTACTGCTCTGGGGTGCCGCACCGGCTCAGGCTCAGCGCAAAAGCAAATCGGCTGGCCCGGCCCTGGAAATGACTACCGCCGCCCGCCGGCTCCAGCCCCTGTTTGGGGGGCTCACGCCCGCCCAAGCGGAGCAATTGGTAGGCCCGGCGTACGTAACCAAGGTAGCCGGCAGCTTTGCCTCGCGCGCCGAAGCCAGCCGCTTCTTCAGCACCAAAGGTTATGAGTACCTGCGGGAAAGCCAGCCTGACACGGCCGCCTACCGCTTCAATCTGGCCTGGGTACTGGACCCCACCAACGCCGACGCCTACCGCGGCCTGGGCATTGTGGTCAGCCGCAATCCTACCCCCGACCAAGCCATTGAACTGCTTACCCGCGGGCTGGCCCTGGCGCCCACCAACAATCTGTTACTCAGCGACCTGGGCACCAGCTACATGATGCGCTACGAGCTGACCAAGAAGAAAAAAGATCTGACCACGGGCATCGAACTCCTGGAAAAAGCCACCACCCAGGACGCGACGAATGCCGTGGCCTGGCAGCAGCTAGGGCGCGGCTACTACTACCAGGAAAAGTACGACCAAGCCTGGGCCGCCGTGCACAAAGCCCAGAGCACCGACCTTACGGCGGTAGACTTCGACTTGGTTTCCGACTTGCTCACCCACCTACCCGACCCGCAGGGCAAGTTCAAATAA
- a CDS encoding SDR family oxidoreductase translates to MQTSSSRPGRWNLTGQVALVTGASKGIGAAVATELLALGATVVAVARTAPDLEQQVAQWQQQGLDAHALPADISTPADRAHLLATVAERWPQLHILVNNVGTNIRKPTVEYSEEEYRYLLATNLDSAWELSRGVQPLLVAAGGGSIVNISSVAGLAHVRTGAVYGMTKAALIQLTRNLAVEWAGLGIRVNCVAPWYIKTPLAAGVLGNEAYLHEVLSRTPMRRIGEPEEVSAAVAFLCLPAASYITGQTISVDGGFSVNSF, encoded by the coding sequence ATGCAAACTTCCTCATCTAGGCCGGGGCGCTGGAACCTGACGGGCCAAGTGGCCTTGGTTACGGGCGCTTCCAAAGGCATAGGCGCAGCTGTAGCAACTGAACTGCTGGCCCTGGGCGCTACGGTGGTAGCCGTAGCGCGTACGGCTCCGGACCTGGAGCAGCAGGTAGCTCAGTGGCAGCAGCAGGGCCTGGACGCCCACGCCCTGCCCGCCGACATAAGCACACCGGCCGACCGGGCCCACTTGCTGGCTACGGTAGCTGAGCGGTGGCCGCAGTTGCACATTCTGGTTAATAACGTGGGCACGAACATCCGTAAGCCCACCGTGGAGTACTCCGAGGAGGAATACCGCTATTTGTTGGCCACCAACCTAGATTCGGCCTGGGAGCTAAGCCGGGGGGTGCAACCGCTGCTGGTAGCCGCTGGCGGGGGTAGCATCGTAAATATTTCCTCGGTGGCGGGGCTGGCCCACGTGCGCACCGGGGCCGTGTACGGCATGACCAAAGCAGCCTTGATTCAGCTGACTCGCAACCTGGCCGTGGAGTGGGCCGGGCTGGGCATTCGGGTAAACTGCGTGGCCCCCTGGTACATCAAAACGCCGCTGGCTGCCGGTGTGCTGGGCAACGAGGCGTACTTGCATGAGGTGCTGAGCCGCACGCCCATGCGGCGCATTGGGGAGCCGGAGGAGGTAAGCGCCGCCGTGGCCTTCTTGTGCCTGCCGGCCGCCAGCTACATCACGGGCCAAACCATCAGCGTCGATGGGGGCTTCTCGGTGAATAGCTTCTGA
- a CDS encoding ATP-grasp domain-containing protein, whose product MNIALVTCESLAQYAAPNVEDEDGLLTRYLREQGHTVEPRVWTNPAVDWLRYDVVVVKSPWDYFDRVGEFYEWLDRMESLGVKMLNPAATVRWNADKKYLLDMEQAGVRIVPTHWLSRGQAVETAALFDKLGHDTLVVKPAVSGGAKNTFVLTRQESAIRQPQLQELLRDEDFLVQPFQPEIQEEGEWSLIYFGGEFSHCVLKTPKSGDFRVQHYLGGGIEPRQAPAHLRQAADAIVQQFAAGCLYARVDGLDQNGEFLLMELELIEPFLYLASADGSLPRYEAALRHMSN is encoded by the coding sequence ATGAATATTGCCTTAGTTACCTGTGAAAGCCTTGCCCAGTACGCCGCCCCCAACGTGGAAGATGAGGACGGCCTGCTGACCCGCTACCTGCGCGAGCAGGGCCATACGGTGGAGCCCCGCGTCTGGACCAATCCCGCCGTTGATTGGCTCCGCTATGATGTGGTAGTCGTGAAATCGCCCTGGGACTACTTCGACCGGGTGGGCGAGTTCTACGAATGGCTCGACCGGATGGAAAGCTTGGGTGTGAAGATGCTGAACCCCGCGGCTACCGTGCGCTGGAATGCCGACAAAAAGTATTTGCTGGATATGGAGCAGGCCGGGGTGCGCATTGTGCCCACCCACTGGCTGAGCCGCGGCCAGGCCGTAGAAACGGCCGCTCTGTTCGACAAGCTGGGCCACGATACGCTGGTGGTGAAACCCGCCGTGAGCGGGGGCGCCAAAAATACCTTCGTGCTCACGCGCCAGGAGTCGGCCATCCGCCAGCCCCAACTGCAGGAACTGCTGCGCGACGAGGATTTCCTAGTGCAGCCCTTCCAGCCCGAAATTCAGGAAGAAGGTGAGTGGTCGTTGATTTATTTCGGCGGCGAGTTCAGCCACTGCGTGCTCAAAACCCCCAAGTCCGGCGACTTTCGGGTGCAACATTACCTCGGCGGCGGCATTGAGCCCCGGCAGGCCCCGGCCCACCTGCGCCAAGCTGCCGATGCCATTGTGCAGCAGTTTGCCGCCGGCTGCCTCTACGCCCGCGTCGATGGCCTGGACCAGAACGGCGAGTTTCTGCTCATGGAGCTAGAGCTAATCGAACCCTTCCTCTACCTGGCCTCCGCCGACGGCTCCCTGCCCCGCTACGAAGCTGCGTTGCGCCACATGAGCAATTGA
- a CDS encoding amidohydrolase encodes MKLFSATTCTALTAALLTAAPVLAQNTALDAQIAKLAAQQEAKVIAWRRDLHEHPELGNQEIRTAALVAEHLKKLGIEVQTGVARTGVVGILKGGKPGPVVALRADMDALPVTESNSLPFASKARTTYNGQEVGVMHACGHDTHVAMLLGAAEVLSQVKKDLPGTVKFIFQPAEEGSLPGVVGGARLMVQEGALDKPKVDAIFGVHIQAQTEVGQLSYRPGGEMASSDVFNIKVKGKSAHGAYPWLAVDPVVTAAQIILGLQTIVSRQTELTEDAAVLTVGMVHGGVRNNIIPEQVELTGTIRCLNKDMQQKIWAAVRRTATNIAESAGATAEVDIVNYAPVTYNDPHLTEQMVPSLNRAAGTTNVRVQKAVTGAEDFAYFQEKVPGLFVFVGGMPKGKNPADTAPHHTPGFFVDESGLTLGVKTLATLAADYLSAGKK; translated from the coding sequence ATGAAGCTTTTTTCCGCTACTACCTGTACTGCCCTCACGGCGGCCCTCCTCACGGCGGCCCCCGTCCTGGCCCAAAACACAGCCCTCGACGCCCAAATTGCCAAGCTCGCGGCCCAGCAGGAAGCCAAGGTTATTGCCTGGCGCCGCGACCTGCACGAGCACCCCGAACTCGGCAACCAGGAAATCCGCACCGCCGCGCTAGTAGCCGAGCACCTGAAAAAGCTAGGCATTGAGGTGCAAACCGGCGTGGCCCGTACCGGTGTCGTCGGGATTCTGAAAGGTGGCAAGCCCGGCCCGGTGGTGGCCCTGCGCGCCGACATGGACGCCCTGCCCGTGACGGAAAGCAACAGCCTGCCCTTCGCCTCCAAGGCCCGCACCACCTACAACGGCCAGGAAGTGGGCGTCATGCACGCCTGCGGCCACGACACCCACGTGGCCATGCTGCTGGGAGCCGCCGAGGTGTTGAGCCAGGTGAAGAAGGACCTGCCCGGCACCGTGAAGTTTATTTTTCAGCCCGCCGAAGAAGGTTCCCTGCCCGGCGTGGTAGGGGGCGCCCGCCTCATGGTGCAGGAAGGTGCCCTCGACAAGCCCAAGGTGGATGCTATTTTCGGGGTGCACATTCAGGCCCAGACTGAGGTAGGCCAGCTTTCCTACCGTCCCGGCGGGGAAATGGCCTCCTCGGACGTATTCAACATCAAGGTGAAGGGCAAATCGGCCCACGGCGCCTACCCCTGGCTGGCCGTTGACCCCGTGGTAACGGCCGCCCAGATTATCCTGGGCCTGCAAACCATCGTCAGCCGCCAAACTGAACTGACGGAAGACGCGGCTGTGCTGACGGTGGGCATGGTGCACGGTGGGGTGCGCAACAACATCATTCCCGAGCAGGTGGAGCTGACCGGCACCATCCGCTGCCTTAACAAGGACATGCAGCAGAAAATATGGGCAGCGGTGCGCCGTACGGCCACCAATATTGCGGAAAGCGCCGGGGCCACAGCCGAGGTAGACATCGTGAATTACGCCCCCGTGACCTACAACGACCCGCACCTGACCGAGCAGATGGTGCCCAGCCTGAACCGGGCCGCCGGCACTACCAACGTGCGGGTGCAGAAGGCCGTGACCGGGGCCGAGGACTTTGCCTATTTCCAGGAGAAAGTGCCCGGCCTGTTCGTGTTCGTGGGTGGCATGCCCAAGGGCAAGAACCCCGCCGACACGGCCCCGCACCACACGCCCGGCTTCTTCGTGGATGAAAGCGGGCTGACCCTGGGCGTGAAAACCCTGGCTACCCTGGCCGCCGACTACCTTAGCGCGGGCAAGAAGTAG
- a CDS encoding sphingomyelin synthase family protein gives MLSSFPTWPEAWRHPAFRRRLLLVLALLLLLAASLPRFFAWVQARPGIILPDPLLALLPARNVSGLTFAIIYLGIGLGVVTLLPQPYRLLRALTAYLLLHGFRCLTLALFPLEPPIGLIILRDPLVEQLFYAAPAPITKDLFFSGHTATLFLLALAVPAGWRRRVLLVATVAIGLLVMMQRAHYSYDVLAAPLFAGLSFWLAGKLTPKQG, from the coding sequence ATGTTGTCTTCTTTTCCCACTTGGCCGGAAGCGTGGCGGCACCCGGCGTTCCGGCGGCGCCTGCTGCTGGTACTGGCCCTGCTGCTGCTGCTGGCCGCCAGCCTGCCGCGCTTTTTTGCCTGGGTGCAGGCCCGCCCCGGCATTATCCTGCCCGATCCGCTGCTGGCCTTGCTGCCCGCCCGCAACGTATCGGGGCTGACGTTTGCCATTATTTACCTGGGCATTGGACTGGGAGTAGTTACGCTGCTACCCCAGCCCTACCGGCTGCTACGGGCCCTCACGGCCTACCTACTCCTGCACGGGTTTCGGTGCCTGACCCTGGCTCTATTCCCCCTGGAGCCGCCCATTGGCCTGATTATACTCCGCGACCCGCTGGTGGAGCAACTGTTTTACGCGGCGCCCGCCCCCATTACCAAAGACCTGTTTTTTTCGGGCCATACCGCCACCTTGTTCCTGCTGGCCCTGGCAGTACCCGCTGGCTGGCGCCGCCGCGTTCTGCTCGTAGCCACCGTGGCCATTGGGCTGCTGGTGATGATGCAACGGGCCCACTACAGCTACGATGTGCTAGCCGCTCCGCTGTTTGCGGGTCTGAGCTTCTGGCTGGCCGGCAAGCTGACGCCCAAACAAGGCTGA